The Glycine soja cultivar W05 chromosome 3, ASM419377v2, whole genome shotgun sequence genome window below encodes:
- the LOC114406192 gene encoding uncharacterized protein LOC114406192, with translation MVVATMAWRQKTVVPGANTLGILAFEAGKTMSHLISLYHSLSDEEIIKLRKEVIKSKGVTYLNSQHECFLLNLAAAERLEELDTAADTVSRLGRKCSDPSLSSFDLVYADLKLGLIDLRKLSYGTRNTPKIISKIEKLVSSTKSLHSAMHCMAEHETSEKKKQRLKTVMRPINYNNNYNAKQNNMEYLNEQIAYQRKQVQHYKEVSLWSQTLDKTVGIMAKVVCIVYARICSVFGGYISNCNCYEINDDNNINNNCCCLLEHRELYKKNYCLYEESLQKRVTRSGPIPKASNNNKTGVIRFLNREVDRPMSNVNNRVLRLAPPSTVGGAGLAARYAEVVLAAERLLHAPATVAEDARERFYEMLPERVRQKVAAKLRGRWRREEEGEALAEGWRDAVEKMLEWLSPVAHDTVRWQAERSMETARFETKTTALLLQTLHYSDLEKAEAAIVEVLVGLSCIYYCERRCWQGHSYSCG, from the coding sequence ATGGTAGTTGCCACCATGGCATGGCGTCAGAAGACGGTGGTCCCGGGGGCTAACACCCTTGGCATCCTTGCCTTCGAGGCCGGAAAAACCATGAGCCACCTCATTTCCCTCTACCACTCCCTCTCGGACGAGGAAATCATCAAGCTTCGCAAAGAGGTGATCAAATCCAAAGGGGTAACATACTTGAATTCCCAACATGAATGCTTCCTTCTCAACCTCGCCGCAGCAGAGCGCCTTGAGGAGCTTGACACGGCAGCCGACACTGTCTCGCGGCTCGGCCGGAAATGCTCCGATCCGAGCCTCAGCAGCTTCGACCTTGTCTACGCCGACCTCAAGCTTGGCCTCATCGACCTTCGAAAGCTGAGTTACGGTACTCGCAACACCCCGAAGATTATCTCCAAAATTGAGAAGCTTGTCTCTTCAACCAAAAGTCTTCATTCTGCCATGCATTGCATGGCGGAACACGAGACTTCcgagaagaagaaacaaagattgAAGACAGTTATGAGACCCATTAATTATAACAACAACTACAacgcaaaacaaaacaacatggAATACTTGAACGAGCAGATAGCgtatcaaagaaaacaagtacAGCATTACAAGGAAGTTTCACTATGGAGCCAAACATTGGACAAAACCGTTGGGATCATGGCTAAGGTGGTTTGCATTGTCTACGCTAGAATATGTTCCGTTTTTGGAGGCTACATTTCTAATTGCAACTGCTATGAAatcaatgatgacaacaacatcaacaacaattgcTGTTGCCTCTTGGAACACCGCGAGTTGTACAAGAAAAATTATTGTCTCTACGAGGAATCACTTCAGAAGCGTGTCACAAGATCCGGTCCAATTCCGAAGGCTAGTAATAACAACAAAACCGGTGTGATACGGTTCTTGAACCGTGAAGTTGATAGGCCAATGAGTAATGTTAATAATAGGGTTTTGAGGCTGGCGCCGCCGTCGACGGTGGGCGGGGCGGGGCTTGCAGCGAGGTATGcggaggtggttttggcggCGGAACGGTTGCTGCACGCGCCGGCAACGGTGGCGGAGGACGCGCGGGAGAGGTTTTACGAGATGTTGCCGGAGAGGGTGAGACAAAAGGTGGCGGCGAAGCTGAGGGGGCGGTGGAGGAGGGAGGAGGAGGGGGAGGCGCTGGCAGAGGGGTGGCGGGACGCGGTGGAGAAGATGTTGGAGTGGCTGTCGCCGGTGGCACACGACACGGTGCGGTGGCAGGCGGAGAGGAGCATGGAGACGGCGAGGTTTGAGACGAAGACAACGGCGCTGCTGCTGCAGACGCTGCATTACTCCGACTTAGAGAAGGCGGAGGCGGCCATTGTGGAGGTGTTGGTGGGGTTGAGTTGCATATATTATTGTGAGAGAAGGTGTTGGCAGGGACATAGTTATAGCTGTGGATGA